In Chlorobiota bacterium, the sequence CAGCGATGATCATCCCTGCTGGCTCCGACTGCGGAACCGGGTGCTGGCGATAATACTCGGCCTGCTGCTCCTGGCTACGGTTCTTCAAGGCTTCTGCTGCCGAAAGGGTGATCCGCTTCGATTCCTTATCGAACTCGATCACTTTCAGCGGAAGTTCATCGCCCACGCGGAAGAACTGGGCGATATTTTTCACCGGTGCCGAAGCAAGCTGCGAGGTTGGGACAAAGCCATCAACGCCTTGCGGAAGCTCCACCACCACCCCTTTGTCAATAATCCGAACGATCGTTCCTGCGGTTTCGCTGCCAACGGAGTAGTCGCCGGCGAACTCATCCCACGGGTTCATGTTCAGCTGCTTGTGGCCCAAGCTGATGCGGCGTTGATCCGGTTCAACACCAAGCACAATCACGTCAAGCTCTTGCCCTTTCTTCAGTGCTTCCCCTGGGTGGCGCAGCTTCTTGGTCCAGCTTAAATCGCTGATGTGAACAAGGCCATCAACCCCTGGCTCAAGCTCCACAAACACGCCAAAGTTGGCAAGATTGCGGACAATCCCTTTGTGGATGGAGCCAAGCGGATATTTCTGCATCAGCTCGCTCCATGGATCCGGCTCAAGCTGCTTCATTCCCAGCGAAATCTTCTTCTCGTCCTTGTCAATATTCAGGACCTGGACCTCGATATTTTGGGCCCAACGAGACGACCTGCGATGGGTGCTTCACGTGTTGGGTCCAGGACATTTCGGAGATATGGATCAGGCCTTCGATGCCCCGTTCAATCTCGATGAATGCACCGTAATCGGTAAGCGACACCACTTTGCCGGTGATCCTGCTGCCAACAGCGATTTTCTCATCAATCTGCTCCCACGGGTGCGGGGTCAGCTGCTTCAAGCCCAGGGAGATGCGGCGGCGTTCTTCGTCGAAGTCCAGCACCACAACTTTGATGGTTTCATCAAGCTGGACAACCTCCGACGGGTGATTGACGCGGCCCCACGAGAGGTCGGTGATATGGACAAGGCCATCAACCCCGCCCAGGTCAACGAACACACCGAAGTCGGTGATAGCCTTGACGATACCTTCCAGCACCAGGCCTTTCTCCAGCTTCGCAAGGATTTCCTGGCGTTGTTCGGCAAGGTTTTCTTCCAGAAGGACTTTGTGGGAGACCACAACGTTTTCGTTCGGGTGGTTGACTTTCACCACACGCACGTCAAGGTCGCGGCCAAGCAAGGCATCGAAATCGCGCACGGGGCGCACATCCACTTGCGAACCTGGAAGGAAGGCATCCAGCCCAAGCAGATCCACCACCAATCCACCTTTGATGCGGCGAGTAACCTTCGCTTTCAAGATTTCTTGGTTTTCGTAGGACTTCATGATCTTATCCCAGATGCGCATGAAGTCGGCCCGTTTGCGGCTTAGCAGCAGCTTGCCATCGGTGTCCTCCACTTTTTCGAGATAGACCTCAATTTCGTCGCCGGCCTTCAAGTCTTCGATATTCGCGAACTCGCTGCGTGGGACAATGCCTTCGGACTTAAAGCCGATATCAATCGAGACTTCGTCATCGTTCACCAGCACCACGCGGCCTTTGATGATCTCATGTTCGGTAAGATCGCCGAGTGTGCCTTCGTACATCTTCATCATGTCGCTATACTCATCAGCCGAGTAATCGCTGTGGCGACGGAAGCGTGCCTCGTTCCGCTTTGCATTGAAGCTGTGGCGCAAGGTCTTTTTCTGGTCCTTCCCGTTCTGTGTGGATTCAGCCATGATCGTGCCTTCCATGTGGTACATACCCCTAAAACTTCCATTCCATGGCGTAGCATGGGGGTTAGAAGCGTCGCGTTTGGTTGCGGCCTTGCAGGTGGTTTCCGTTGCCGGGCTGCCGGTTGCTTGGCTTGCCATGAGACGAATGGCAAGCACGCGGCGGCGGAATCTGCGGCGTTCCCTTAGCGAGTCCCCGTTTCGCTAATGCGTGCGTCCCAGCACGGACATTGGCGAGAGGCGGGTAACAAAAGTGGTTAACGTTGAATGTTTTGTTGATCGTTATCCGGCAGCCAGTGCCACCCTGTTGGATGTCCCAAATGGCGAACCCAAGCAGGGGTGGCACTTCCCTATCTTTTCGCACCTTTTGGTGCAAGGAAAAGCCTGCAAAGATAGGCTTTGCGGGGCGGCCCATGCAACCCTATTGCCAGGGAAAATCCCGCAAAGAAGGGCTGCCGAACGCACTTTTACGATTCTCGTCAAGGTGGGCAACCTTCTGGGAAGCGATCTTGCCGGTATGCCAACTCAACGAATTATTCTGACCGGAGCCAGCAGTGGGATTGGGGCAATCTTGGCGGTTGAGTACGCCAAACAATGCTGCAAACTGCTGCTGGTGGCGCGGCGAAAAGATCGGCTGGAATCGGTTGCTGCGCAGGTTGCCGCCGCCGGGGGCGAAGCCATTATTCTTGCTGCCGACGTCACAGAACCGGAAACCGCCGCCACCGCCGTGGATCTGGCAGTGCAAGCATGGGGCGGGGTTGATCTGGTGATTGCAAACGCCGGAACCAGCAGCCCACAATGGTTCAATTCCTTCGATGCCGCCGATGCCGAACAGACCATGCGCGTGAACTGGTTCAGCCTTGTCCGAATGGTTCAGGTGGTAATCCCCCTGTTCCGCCGCCAGGGGGGCGGAACGTTCGTGGCGATCAGCTCACTTGCGGGATACCGCGGGATGCCTGGCTCCGGCCCCTACAACGCCAGCAAAGCCGCCGTCACCACGCTGATGCAAAGCCTACGGACCGAAGTGGTTGGCACGCCAATCCGGCTCCTGACCATCAGCCCCGGATTTATCCGCACCCCAATGACCGACAAAAATGAATTCCCCATGCCCTTTTTGATGGAGCCGGAACAGGGTGCGCGCCGAATCATGGCAGCGATTGCCAAGGGGAAATCGGAGTATCGCTTCCCCGCCCGCCTTAGCGCGGCAGTGCGGTTGCTACAATGGATGCCGAACTGGTTGTTCGACCGTTTGATGAACAAGCTGCGCCCCAACCCTCGCGATGCATCCCCCTCCGTTGCCGAACCCAACGCCCGCCGCCGCCGCTAAGCAATCCCGCCGATTCCTCTGTTACGGTGTGACATCACGGGGGAAAGGGTGATCTATTCAGGGAAACGTGGGTACCGAGTGAAACGTGCGGCAATTGTTTCAGCCAATCCCGCTTCCGTATCTTCGCCCGCCATGAACAGACCCAGAGGGGAATATCCCCCTTCAGAAAACCTATCCATGCAAGCCAGTTTGCACGCCGACCCGCAGCAGCATCTGCCCACAATCAGCGTGGTGATCCCCCTTTTCAACGAGGAAGAATCACTGCGTGAACTTGGCAAACGGCTGGAAACGACCTTGCAGCAGATGGCCGGCGAACGCTACGAAGTCATCTTCGTGGACGATGGCTCGCGCGATGGCTCATTTTCGGTGATCCAAGAACTCCACCGGAAAAACCCGCGCTTCCAGGCCATTCGTTTCCGCACGAATTATGGGAAATCGGCAGCCCTCTCCGTTGGGTTTGCGAAGGCTCGCGGCCAGTTCGTGTACACCATGGATGCGGACCTGCAAGATGACCCTGCCGAACTTCCTGCCATGATGGAAAAACTGGAAAGCGGCTACGACCTTGTAAGCGGCTGGAAAAAACGGCGGCATGATCCGTGGCATAAAACCATGCCAAGCAAGCTCTTCAATAAAGTGGTGCAAACCGTCACCAAGCTGAAGATTCACGACTTCAATTGCGGGCTGAAACTTTACCGCAGCGAAGTCCTGCCGCAGCTAAGCGTTTATGGCGAGATGCACCGGTACCTTCCGGCACAAGCGCACTGGCAAGGGTTTCGGGTGGCCGAGCTTCCGGTGACGCACCATGCGCGGAAGCACGGGGTAAGCAAGTTCGGCGTAAGCCGGTTTCTGAAAGGCTACCTTGATTTGCTGACGCTGCTGCTGACCTTCCGATACTCCACCCGCCCGCTCCACGTTTTTGGAACAATTGGGACCATCGTCGCGCTTGTCGGATTCTTGATTGACCTTTGGCTAAGCATCGAGTGGTTCCTGGGGATGACCTCCTTAACCAACCGCCCGCTGGCGTTGTTGGGGGTGCTGCTGATTATCGTGGGGGTGCAGTTGGTATCAATCGGGCTGATTGGCGAGATGATCGCAAAAAACTCGCTGGACAACGCCCGCTACTCCATTCGCGAAATTTTAGAATAAACCGTATGCAAAGATTCTTGCTCGTCCGCCGCTTGGCGATTGGTGCGCTGCTGCTGATGCTTGGCGCGGCAACCGCCAGCAATGCCCAATGGAGTGCGCGCCCCTCAATCGGCGTGCAGACAATGTGGTTCAACGGCGACAACGCTATCCGCCAACCAATCAGCCCCGGCACCGCCCGCGAGCTTCCGCTTGGCGGGGGCATGAACGGAACCCACCCGGGATTGCAATTGCAGCTGGACCTTCTTCCCTCCAACGAAAGTTCGTTCCGATTTCCGATCTCCCTTGAGGCCTTCTCACTGGTTGGAAAAACCACCTTTGCGGCAACCCCCGACGTTGACAAACGGAAGCGGCGGTGGCTGTTCCGGCATTCTGCCGAGGTCTATTCGGTGGGCGCAGGGGTGACGTATAATTTGGTTGGCGGCCTGCCAAGCCTGTACGTCAGCGGGCAAGGGAAAGTCAATTTCATCACAAGCTCGGACCTTCTTTCACGGATTTATTACTCCGATAATGGCTCGGTAATTGTGGAACGAACCGTCCACCCCGACACAGCCAATAAAACACGGTTCGGAGCCTATCTGGAAATTGGTTCCCAAGTGGAGTTTTTCGAGCCATTGCTTCTTGATTTCAGCATCGGCTACGGCGCGCTCAATATTGGCGGAAGGGATACCGATCCCGTAACCCAGCGGAATTTATTGGTAGTGGACAACCAACGCCGCGACCCCGAAGCAATTATTGGGTTTGTGGGGGTGAACTTCAGCATCATTTGGAAATTATAACTCCGCGCCCGCCGATAGCCCGATTGATAAAAAAAACATCAGTAACCAAACACCGATTCCCGCTTTTCAATGATGCTGTCAACCGTAAATTCTTTTGATTTTATTGATGCTACCGATAAATATTTGTGGGGGTATATGTATGGCCTTTCGCGGGAGTATATCATTGATTATTTGGAGTCGAAAAACGTTCCGATTTCGGGCGCAAAAATTATTGAGATTGGATGCGCCGAAGGGGGAAATCTTTGCGCAATGGCCGAGCGGGGCGCGGCAGAACTTGTGGGGACCGATATCAACGAGCCGCGGCTGGTCCACGCCAAGCAGATTGCCGAGAAATTAGGGCTTGATATCACCTACAGCACGCACGACGTTATCTACGATGAGCCGCTGCCGGAGTGGATTGGCCATTTTGACATCGCCATGCTCCGTGACGTTATCGAGCATTTGGACGATGCCGAAATTGCCTTGCGAAATATCCGCCGCATCCTGAAGCCAGGCGGGGTTTTATATGTCACCTTCCCCCCCTACTACTCTGCTTTTGGCGGGCACCAGCAAACGTTGGTGAATTGGTCCAGCAAAGTCCCGTTTATGCACCTTTTGCCGAAGCCGATTTTTGAAAAAATGATTGCAAGCGGACGACCCGCCGACCAAGTGGAGGTGCGCCGCCTGCGCGACATTCGGATGACAACGAATAAACTGCGCAAGGCCGCCGCTGCTGCCGGTTATTCCATTGCCGACGAGAAGCTCTATCTTATCCGCCCGGTGTATAAAATGAAATTTGGGATGAACCCAATTGGGGCAAATTTCCTGAAGCCTTTGCCGGGGCTGCGTGATATTGTGGCGTTGGAGGCCGGGTATATTCTGAAAAATCGCGAGTAATTCCCGATGAGTACGGTCGCAACCTTGTTCCATCATGCATCTGCGCAATGATTTTCTTCACCTTTTAGCACCAGCCTTATGCCCGGGCTGCGACGACCCATTACCCGAGCAGAAGGTTGGATATTGCTACGCCTGCCGAGCCTCCCTTACCCCCGCCCCTTTCCCTCGCGATTTATTCATGGATTTGCTTCAACATTTTGACAGCGACCACCTTGCGATTTTCGCAATCGGCGCGCTGTATTTATTCGAGCAAGATTCGCCAGTGCAGCGGATTATCCACGCGCTGAAATATCAAGGTTGCTACGATTTAGGGGTTGAGCTTGGCAAGGAATTGGGCGCAACCATCAAGATGTTCCCCGAATTTCACGGGGTTGATGCGGTGGTCCCGGTTCCGCTGCACCACGCACGGCGGCGCGAACGGGGATATAACCAGGCCGAGGCAATTGCAACCGGCGTTGCGCACGCTTTTTCGGTGGAGCTTTTGACCGACCGCTTGCACCGCAGCCGCCACACCATCAGCCAAACCAGCTTGAACGCAAAAGAACGCCAGCGCAACGTGCAGAACGCATTTGCCGCACGCAACGAATCGCTGGCCGGGCGGACCGTCCTGCTGTGCGATGACGTTTGCACCACCGGCGCAACGCTGAACATCTGCGCCGACCGACTTTTGTCCGCCGGAGCGAAACGTGTGGTTGCGGCGACGGCGGCCAAGGACCTTGTTGCCAATTTCAACGCTCCCAAAACCGACGTTTCGCAATTGCTGTTCCCGTAGATGGATATTTCCCGCTCTCAATCTTTCCTGCCGCCATGCAGCCTATCCTGACCGCCGCCGAAATGCGCGCCGCCGATTCCAAGGCAATCCACCGCTACGGCATTCCCAGCCTTGTGCTGATGGAGAATGCTGCGCGGGGGGTGATAGATGCAATGGCCGCCCGATATGGCTCGCTATCGGGAAAGCGCATTTTGGTTATCTGCGGCAAAGGGAACAACGGTGGCGATGGGCTTGCGATTGCTCGGCTGGCCACGATTGCCGGGGCCAGGGCCACCGCCGTTTTGCTGTTTGCGCCGGACCAACTTTCCCCCGATGCTTCGGCCCAGCTTTCCATTGTTCGCGCCATTGCGGCCAATCACGCTCTTGCTTGGGAGGATGAAGGGTGGATGAGGGAGCGATACGACATCATTGTTGACGCGGCACTTGGCATCGGCGGCGGCGGCACACTGCGCCCGCCAATCAGCAGCGCGGTGGAGTGGATGAACCAGCAACCTGCCGAAATCGTTGCCGTGGATCTTCCCACAGGCGTTGATGCCGACACCGGCGAAGCCCCCTTAGCCGCAGTGCAAGCCAACCTGACGGTGACGCTTGGAGCATGGAAACCTGGGTTGCTTCTGCGCGATGGTCCCAACCATTCCGGCGCGGTGGTGGTTGCCCACATCGGCGCGCCGCGTGCGGTGTATGCCAACAGCAGTTTGCAGCTGCTGGATCGCCAGCTTGCGGCAAGCCTTCTTCCCTCTATTCCCCATGCGCGGCACAAGTACAGCCGCGGGTCCGTGATGGCGATTGCTGGCGCACGCGGGATGTCCGGCGCGGCGATATTGACCGCAACAGCAGCGATGCGGGCCGGGGCGGGATTAGTGGTGCTGGGGATGCCAGAAGGGATCGCACTCCCCCACCCCCTTCCCCCGGAATTGATGACGCGAACGCTCCCTTCCGACAGCAACGGGGCGTTCGATTCGGGAAATGGGATTGAGGGGTTGTTGAACGATCTTCCCCGCTTTGCCACGCTTGCGGTTGGCCCCGGCGTGTCACGCTCCGAAGGTGTGGCAACGTTCGTGCGCCAGCTTGTTGAAGCAAGCCCAATCCCCACGGTGTTGGATGCCGACGGGCTGAACGCTTTTGCCGGAAACGCTGCGGGCTTGGCCAACCGAAAAGCCCCGTTAGTAATTACGCCACACCACGGCGAAATGGCGCGGCTGCTGGCAACCAAGAAAGAAGAAGTTGGGGCAAACCCGATTGCCACGGCCAGGCAAGCTGCGGCCACAACCGGCGCGATTGTTGTGCTGAAAGGCGCGCCAACAGTGGTTGCCGCCCCCAGTGGATCCGCGTGGATTCTTCATGCCGGAAACCCCGGCATGGCAACCGCCGGAAGCGGCGATGTTCTTACCGGAACCATTGCTTCGCTGATTGCTCAATTGGGCGATTCGCTTGCGGGCGCGTTGCTGGGGACGTTTCTCCACAGCCATGCCGGAGACCTTGCCGCAGCAGCCATCGGCCAGCGAAGCATGATCGCCAGCGACCTTATCACACATCTACCAGAAGCCTACAACACCCTTCAATGAGCAACCGCCGCGCCACGGATTTCCTGCAGCTTGTGCTCCCCCTTATCGCCCACTGCGCCACGATTTACTACGTCAGCTCGCTCCCCTCACCCCCCACCCCCGACTTGGGTTTTGATTGGGGGGATAAGGTGGTTCACGCAGGGGCATTTGGGCTGATGGGATTGCTTGCCGTCCGCGCCGCACGGTGGTTTGCCGAAGGAAAGACGTTGGCACGTTGGATCACCGTGGGGCTGCTCTTCTGCTGTATCTATGCCGGATTGGATGAGGTTCATCAATCCTACGTCCCGGGCCGCGATGCCGACGTGATGGACTGGGTGGCCGACATTGTTGGGGCCGCGCTTGCTGGCGAAGCAATTTGGCTGATCCGCCGAACGGGATGGGGCGCGGCGTTGTTCAATCCAAGCACCTAACTTCCCCCTTGCTCCCCCACCATTCTTCCCCTATGTTATGGCCATGAGAAATCAGCTTTTTGCGGTGGCGCTGGTTGCCACGCTCTTTCAGTGTTGCCCACTTTCTGCGCAGCAGCAATCGCTATCGGGCCACCTGAGTTTGGATATTCCTGCAATCGGCAATGCCGCCGAAGCGATGCCGCCACACGCTCCCCACCTTGCGGGCAATGTGGAAGGGAAATCGGTGTGGATTGCTGGTGGGTTATCGCTGCTGGTTCCGGGGGCTGGGCAGGTGTATGCCGAAGCTCCGTGGTGGCGTGCGGTGGTTTATGGTGCGGCGGAGGTGGCGGGCTGGACCATCTTCGGGGTTTATCAGGCAAAAGGGAACGACGCAACAACGGCGTTCGAGCAGTTCGCCGACCAGCATTGGGACGTTACGCGGTACATCGGTTGGATTGAGGCGAATTACCAGCAGTGGAGCGACCAGCAGATTGATAAAACAGCGGCGGCGGAGGCATTGGCCAACATCTACCGTTCGGACGACCCCACGATTTCCCCCTGGGAGCGGGTTGATTTCCAGCAACTACGCAAGTTGGAATCGGCCGTGAAGGATGACTTCACCCACACCCTTCCGAACCATGGCGAGCAGCAGTATTACGAGCAGATTGGGAAGTACGTCCAATACCGCGCCGGCTGGGATGACCACATCGCCGAAGGTGACACGGCCATCTACAACCCCAGCCGCGTCACCCAACGCAACCATGACTACACCCTTCTGCGGCTTGATGCGAACAACCTGCTGAGCTACGCCCAAACGGGGATTACGATTGTGGCAATCAACCACATCGTAAGCATGCTGGACGCAGCCCTAACCGCCCACGCCCACAACATCAGAATCAAATCAGAACTGAAAGGAATGCTGCAACCAAACGGAGAGCTGGAGATGGTGCCGATGGTGAGGGTGGGGGTGGGGTTTTAGGTAGGTTCCGCACGTTACAGCGCATCCACCTCTGGTTGATATTTTTTTTGGAGCCTTAGAATTGCCTTGCAAAGGTGCATAGCATTTGTACTATCTTGACTACAGTTAAGCAATTCCCTGTTCCCTGCCCTCCCGCTTAGGTAAGACTCATCATCAACACAACTCTGTCGGAGGTCACCATGCGAGCGATGTTCGTGCTATGTATCCTTGCCTTATCGGCAACCCATAGCTATGCCCAAGACTTAGCATTCTTTAATATCACACACTGGGAGAACCTGGTTAAAAAGGCGAAGTTTTTCGCACATGATTCTGCTGGGAAACAGCAATACCCAACAGTAGCTGATGTATCTATCACTGAAGATGGTCTCCCTGTCAATCTGATTTCGGTAGTCTCACCTTCCCCCACCCCCTACAAGCCACTTTCCACTGTGCTTGTGTTTGATATTGCCACCGTAACAGTCACCGATACAGGAAGCATTCCCAATATCAGATTTGCAAAAGCAGCAGCCCAGACATGGATCAATAAAATTGTGCCATACGAGAGCCAATGCGCAATTTCAGGATTCAGGAGGAAGTATTCTCTTAATCAAGATTTCACATTCAACAAAGCAAAGCTGCTGGCAGCCACTGAGCGGCTGCAATCAAGCAGCGACAGGAATATTGAGGAGGCTTTGATAAGCAACCGAGTATCAGCATTGCAATTGACAAAAAACGCCAATTATAAAAGCATCATCATTCTATTAACGGATAGCTATCAACCCCACCTGAATACAAGTGAGATTATTGCAGAAGCAAAACGGCAAAATTGCACTATTTACACAGTAACAATAGGATTACCAACGTCCGATTCTCTGCAAAAGATCAGCAAGGAGACAGGGGGCAAATGGTTCGATGCCATCACTTCAATAGAGCAAGTACAAAAGGCATATCGAGAAATATATTACCATGCTCAAGGCCATCAACCTTGTGAAATATCATGGGTTGGTAGTGCGCAATGCTTTACCGACCAACGGACGGCCTCACTACAATGGAATGGAAAGACAGCAACAGTTTCTTATTACTATGGGAGTTCGCACATCCTCCCCAACCAGAAAGGGTTGTTCTTTAATTCGAAGTTACCCGGTAAAAAATATGACACAACCATCAAGCTCACCGCAAGAAATATAAATATTGCTATTTCGCAGATAACCAGTTCAAACCCAGCGTTCGATATCAACCCAAAGCAGCTCACTCTTTATGGTGCAATCGGCCAAAACTTAGTTGTCAGCTATACCCCAACGGATAGCAGTTATGCGTGGACCCAATTCACATTACATTCTGATGTTTGCCGCTACACATATTTTGCAAGCGGAGGTTTTCCATCAGTAAGCCTAAAGCAACCAACGCTTTCATTAACCAAGCCAACTGATAATATTTTAGTTGCCGGAAGCAATACCGAAGTTGCTTGGAACGGTATACTCACTGCAAAGAGGTTTGCGAAAATCAGAGCACGTGGAAATTCAGGGTTAGAAGTCTCTCTAACTCTGGGCGGTACTCCTCAATATCGTTGAAAAATCTTCGGATAGCTCCACGAAATTCATCCTTCGTTTCATAATACCTCCTGTCTATTACCTTCTTCCTCATGTATTTCCATAATCGCTCAATTAAATTCAAATTCGGTGAGTAACTCGGCAAAAATACCTGCTCTATTCGCGATGATGATAACCACTCCCGCAAACGACGACTCCGATAGTATCTCGCGTTGTCGCAAATCACTCTGATCCTTCCACTCGGATGCTTCCGCTCTAAGGCTGCATACAACTCAATCGTTGATTCACTATCCACCCGCTCGCTTTCCACCACCTCCACATCTCCCACATCATGCGCGTTCAATGCCGCGTTGATGTTCACACGTTCCCGACCCGTGTTCGATCGCACTTCATACCGACTCCCCGACTTGATCCACCCGTAACTGCTCCGTGTGTTGTGCTGAGGATGCACCGCATCACTGAAATACACTACCCCACCTTCCTCGCCTTCACCCCTATCAGCAAGCAATCCCGCCAGACGTTCAAGAAATTCCTCCTGCTCCGCTCGATTCCCCTTCTGGAGCACCAGACTCGTCTTCTTGTACACAAAGCCCAGACGCTTCAGCAATGCTACCATCCCGCTCTCCGTATATCGCACACCATAACGCTCGCACACCAACTCCACCACCTCCTTCGATGTATGATGCAGATGTCCCTCCAGTTCCTTCGATACAGCTGATGCCTGTTCACCGCTCAGCTTCCCACCATAGCACACATACTTGTCTTCTATGTAATCCTCAAAGCTCTTTGATGCTCGATACCCTTCGGCATACCGATATATCGTCGAATTATCAACACCCAACGCAAAGGCCGTCTCGCCAACGCTAAATCCCCCGTCAAGCATCAGCAGCGTCGTGATCTTCACATACCGACGCTTCTCTTTCTCCATTCGCTGCAATTTCCGCAGTTGTGTCCGTAATTCCTCCGTAAGTTCTATCATCTCTTCCCTCTATCTATTCAATGACTACTATCTTTTCCCTAACGTAACCCCATCATCCCTTTTTCGCAAACTACTTTATTTCGAGTATATCTCACCAGATGACGGAATTACGCTTGAGTATTCAAGTGATAGTGGCATGGCATGGAACCCTATAGTCAGGAATGCTAGGGGAGGGAAATATCTGTGGCGTGTCCCGAATATTGAATCGAATTCTTGCTTGCTTCGCGCAAGGCAAGCATTATTCGGCATCTCTCAGCAACCTCACCAATGGCCTCAAAGGATAGGAGGCCCAAAATCCGAGAGCGTTAGCGGGATTGTAGCGGATAACGCTGGCCATATTTTTATTGCTGGTTACTCAACAGGGGAAATCACAGATTTTGGAAGCTCTGCATTAAAAACTTCCGGCGGTTATGTAGCCAAATACAGCACCGATGGAAGGCGTATTTGGGTAGTACAGTTTACTGGTATTCCTTCGAATGCGGGGAAAGGTATAGCTATTGATAACGCAGGCAATCTGGTAATAACAGGTCGTTTTTTCAATAAAATGGATATTGGAGACACCAGCCTTACTGCTGTCGGCGGTGCAGATATTTTTGTAGCAAAATTTGATTCTGATGGCAATCTACAATGGGCTACCCAAGCTGGGGGAATTGACCCCGACCAAAGTCAAGCTGTTACTACTGACAAGCAAGGGAATATATACATCACTGGTAGCTTTTTTAAAAGGGCTTCGTTTGGTGAATACGAGTTGATAAATACCCTAATCGAAAGAAATGACACCGCGAATTACTTCCGAAGCTACGAGAATGCCTTTGTTGCCAAGTACTCAAAAGACGGCAAGATTGTTTGGGTGAAAAAATTTGATGGCATTTCGAATACATCACGTGATGCAGTGTATGGGGGCGGCATTTCCATGGATGCTTCAGGAAATTTAATAGTGATCGGCAATTTTAATGGATGGATCAAGTATGATACAACATTGTTCTACAGCCATAGTGAAGAGGATGTTTTCATAGGAAAATTTACTACAGATGGAGAGTTAATTTGGCTTGATCATTATGGGATTCCCGGTGTCAGTACACCGATATTTTTTGATGCATTGACAATTGATTCAGCTAACAACATCATTCTTACTGTTTCAATAAACTATCGAGGTTATTTACTGAAGTTCAATACAGATGGGGATAGATTACTGGGGCAATATATGCCTTCAAGATTTTATCAAAACCGTCATGAAATATACCCGCCACAGAGTTCTATAGTTTCGGATAAATATGGGAATATATTTTTAATATGCTCTCTTATTAGCAAAACCAATATTGGTATTGACACATTACCTCGAAACAATTATGAAGGGAACACATTGGTTTCAAAGATTCATCCAGATGGAACGTATGAATGGTCCACTGTCATTGGCAGTAGCGAATCTGGGACTAGCAGAAGCATTACACTTGACTCCTTGAATAACATCTTCGTTGCTGGTGGGTTTCACAATACTGGCAATTTTCTTGATTCCCAGATGACCACTGTCAAGTATGAGGACGTTTTCATTTCTCAAGTAATGGATATTACAGCCAACAGTACTTTGTCTAATATTTCTTTTCAAATAAAAAAATCAAAGGTAGCGAGCAAAGACGTTGATTTTGGGAATGTTGGTGCTGGCTATCAAAAGGATACCGTGATTCAAGATTTCATCCGAAATATTGGTTCCTACCCTATTAGCGTTCTCGCTATTGATATTCTTGGTGAGCAGGCTGCGACTTTTACTATCACTTCCCCACCTCCACCATTTACTATTGCTCCTAATACTTCTTACCCAGTTGAGCTTAGATTTCTCCAATCAAGTACCGGATTGAATTCAGCACAGATCCGCATTAT encodes:
- a CDS encoding SBBP repeat-containing protein, translating into MAWNPIVRNARGGKYLWRVPNIESNSCLLRARQALFGISQQPHQWPQRIGGPKSESVSGIVADNAGHIFIAGYSTGEITDFGSSALKTSGGYVAKYSTDGRRIWVVQFTGIPSNAGKGIAIDNAGNLVITGRFFNKMDIGDTSLTAVGGADIFVAKFDSDGNLQWATQAGGIDPDQSQAVTTDKQGNIYITGSFFKRASFGEYELINTLIERNDTANYFRSYENAFVAKYSKDGKIVWVKKFDGISNTSRDAVYGGGISMDASGNLIVIGNFNGWIKYDTTLFYSHSEEDVFIGKFTTDGELIWLDHYGIPGVSTPIFFDALTIDSANNIILTVSINYRGYLLKFNTDGDRLLGQYMPSRFYQNRHEIYPPQSSIVSDKYGNIFLICSLISKTNIGIDTLPRNNYEGNTLVSKIHPDGTYEWSTVIGSSESGTSRSITLDSLNNIFVAGGFHNTGNFLDSQMTTVKYEDVFISQVMDITANSTLSNISFQIKKSKVASKDVDFGNVGAGYQKDTVIQDFIRNIGSYPISVLAIDILGEQAATFTITSPPPPFTIAPNTSYPVELRFLQSSTGLNSAQIRIITQSDTIIQQIQGKVISPALRLADSVDLFQKSRLRVMFGVNQYKEEGCATQRFVIVHRNNFDA
- a CDS encoding VWA domain-containing protein, translated to MRAMFVLCILALSATHSYAQDLAFFNITHWENLVKKAKFFAHDSAGKQQYPTVADVSITEDGLPVNLISVVSPSPTPYKPLSTVLVFDIATVTVTDTGSIPNIRFAKAAAQTWINKIVPYESQCAISGFRRKYSLNQDFTFNKAKLLAATERLQSSSDRNIEEALISNRVSALQLTKNANYKSIIILLTDSYQPHLNTSEIIAEAKRQNCTIYTVTIGLPTSDSLQKISKETGGKWFDAITSIEQVQKAYREIYYHAQGHQPCEISWVGSAQCFTDQRTASLQWNGKTATVSYYYGSSHILPNQKGLFFNSKLPGKKYDTTIKLTARNINIAISQITSSNPAFDINPKQLTLYGAIGQNLVVSYTPTDSSYAWTQFTLHSDVCRYTYFASGGFPSVSLKQPTLSLTKPTDNILVAGSNTEVAWNGILTAKRFAKIRARGNSGLEVSLTLGGTPQYR
- a CDS encoding IS630 family transposase yields the protein MIELTEELRTQLRKLQRMEKEKRRYVKITTLLMLDGGFSVGETAFALGVDNSTIYRYAEGYRASKSFEDYIEDKYVCYGGKLSGEQASAVSKELEGHLHHTSKEVVELVCERYGVRYTESGMVALLKRLGFVYKKTSLVLQKGNRAEQEEFLERLAGLLADRGEGEEGGVVYFSDAVHPQHNTRSSYGWIKSGSRYEVRSNTGRERVNINAALNAHDVGDVEVVESERVDSESTIELYAALERKHPSGRIRVICDNARYYRSRRLREWLSSSRIEQVFLPSYSPNLNLIERLWKYMRKKVIDRRYYETKDEFRGAIRRFFNDIEEYRPELERLLTLNFHVL